The Chionomys nivalis chromosome 4, mChiNiv1.1, whole genome shotgun sequence genome contains the following window.
GATACGGTTGTCCAAACCATTGCTCACCCCAAGTCTAGCCAGCGACTGTCTTGGGTTTGGTAAAAGCAGAAACTCCGATTGATCTGGGTGCTCACTGCCAATCACCCATGACCTTATAAAGTTTAAAGAATCTAAAAGGAACACTTGTCAATCCCCATTCCCAATGCACAGACCAACAGCTAAGATTCGTCTGGGGATAAAGTTCTATCTGCTGCTTAGAACCATTCAGTGTAGAgtatacagatatacacaggATACCTTAAGGAAATCGATAGCTTTATTCTTCCTCAATACAAAGCACAGTTAGGGTAAACCTTTTACATTTCTTCAGTATAGAGTATACAAATATACACAGGATACCTTATGAAAATCGATAGCTTTATTTTTcctcaatacataaaaaatgagTCTGAGATGTTTTGTGAAGTAAACTTGAGTATGTACAAAATCAGAGATGCACGGCGGAGGCCCGGCTGCCTAGAGCCTGCCCAACAGAGGGAAGGCAAGGTCTTTGATGGTTTTGGAGTTCAGCTGGGGGATCGTGCTGATCTTCAGGAGCCTGCTGCTGGCATACTTGTTCTTGACAGCCTGCAGAAGGCAGTTGTGGTTAAGAAGGTTTCAGGACCGCCCAGCATACCTGGTCGAACCTACAGCTGTGCGGCCTATGGTCGCCACCTCCAGCATCTCAGACAGCTGATGATGCCCGATCCCCGGGCCCTTCCCTCATAATACCTGCACCAAGCGGCTCCTCCAGCCCTGCTAGCCGCACAGCAGTGAAATAGTTTCAAGATCCAAGGAAGAGGCCCTCTTGGGAGCTATCTGACTGGTGAGGGCACTCTGTCATTGTAAGTGATATTGGGACTGACAGCACAAACTGGaaaaagggagctggagaggtggttctaTGGTCTTCaggaggaccccagttcaattcccagtgcccacaaccatctataaccccACCCGTAGGAGATTAGAcccactcttctggcctctacaggcacctggTATGTATGtgatatgcagacaaaacactcatacgcatgctttttaaaaatggaactaagccaggcggtggtagcgcatgcctttaatcccagcactcggaaggcagaggcaggcagatctctgtgagtttgaggccagcctggtctacaaagtgagttccaagacagccagggatacagagacACTCTGTCTTAAAAAGTTAAGAGTGTATGGCTACTAGAACTTCACAAATCCAAGTCACTATGCCTCCAGCTCACAGTCAAACCAGAACTGCGTGCCAGCAAGATCATGCAGTAAGGGCACAAATGCTTTGTTCTGTCACTGGTCTCTTGGGGTATGCTGATATTGTGTCCCACAGGCACAGcaccccccctccaccccatgtTTTCCCGGCATAggtccctctcccttctccataTTCACTCACTAGGAGCCTTTTCAAAAGGCCTGAATAACAATGAGCTGAACGGGAGGCCACTAGAGGGGGCCCTCTCTTCCCAGCCCCATGACAAACAGTCTTCCCTGCTTGCTGTGTGCCTGCTCAGGATGCAGCTGCAAGTGTGGGAACGCAGGGGCTGGCTGACCAGGCACCAAGCTTACTTAGCTAGCCAAGGTTAACCAATCAGTACATTCCATTCTTGGAGCCTATGCTATAAGAGCATCACGCTCGCTTGTAACACACTTCCACACACAGCCCAGAATCGAACGCTTCCCGAGTTCAGGATGCCAGCACTTACGATGAATTTGGTGAGGTTTTCATTGACTTTCACCACGTTCTTGGCCATGTGCTGCATGACTTCCAGCACCTCACTCTCCATGTATCCTGTGTAATACTGCTGCTTCAAATTCTGAAACACAAGCGGAAGCCATGAAGAGCCCCCAAATGCTTCCTTCCCTGTAGGAGAACACGCGCCATGTCTCCTGTGTGAGAGCTGCGAGGGAGCTGggctggtggtgcaggcctgtatcCCAGCGACTGTTTAGGGCTGACAGGACACCATAGTGCAACCTGTATCAAAGTGATAACAGCTGGAGATACAGCTGTGACAGCATGTGTGAGGGCTTGGGGTCCATCCCaaaatatgactaaaataaatttaaaattaaaaaaaaaaaaaacgggaaaTTTTTACCTTGTAAAACCCAGTCCAGCCCAACCACTTCACCAGCACCAAGCCACAGAGCATGGCTCCGTCCCTGAGACAAGGCTCGCTTAGGACGGTAAAAGGCGCTCAGCTCTAACAGACCAAGTGCTCATGACATGTTTGAGAGCAGTCGCACAGGTCTGGAGGGCGCTCCAAGCAACAAGCATCCTTCCACCCCTTGCTGGGCAAAGGCAGAGTGAAACACATACACAAGAGAGTACCGCCCTCTCCCCAGAGTGGCACTCGCCTCCCAGCCGGGTCAGCAGTGCTAGTCGAAGCTTGTGGGCCTGGCCGCGGCACAGTGAAATTCGGACTTGAGAAGTGACTGTGCCAATAAAGTACATGCCTCGCAGACCCAGGGCCCCGAGTTCACAGCACACGGGCTCCAAATGCagccttcttcttctctcttaaaCTCACCCATCTTCCCTGGCCCAGCACCTTCTGAGCCAGGCAGGAGGCGGCAGCTGCGACCTGAGAAGGGTGGTAATGCACCATGTCATAGTCGATGAGGGTCAGCTCCATCAGGTACTTGGCTAGCGTGTGCTGTTCCACGTCCACCTAGGAGACAGCAGCACACTGAGCACCTGCATTGGGCCACTCACCTCCCACCAGAAGCTGTCTACGGGAGCCTTCTCTCAGATATGCTGGGGAGACTGAGCACAAGCCAACCTTCCCGGACACAGTGGCACTCACCTCCCCGGCTTTGGAGGCTCGCCTTAAGAAGTGGAGTGGCAAAGGCCGGCCTAACTCGAATTTCAGCTCTTTCAAAATCAGAGTCTCCATTTCTCGGATTTGGGAACTGGTGTAAGCATTGTCTGTGATATAAACAAAGTCTTCGATATTGGGGGAAAACATCTCCTCATATTTGGAAGCCAAGAGCAGAGCTGTGATCCCAACCAGCTGCAGCTTCTTCCGGCAGACGGGCTGAGCCTGATTGAAAACAAACACATCCGGAGTCACCACTGATCAGATTCCACCAGGGCTCTGGGCGGATGGGGTGACAGAACCAAGTTCTTGCAGGACACAGGAGACCTGAACCGTGGCGGTAAGAGCAATCACTGAGCGGGGCATAGCAGTAAGATTCCAACACACCATCTCACTGGGTcctcccagaggacctgacaccagAGATTTGGGTGGTCCCAAATGTCTGCACGACCTTGACTTGGTACTTGGTGTGCTCTGCAAGTCACAGAAAAAAGTGAGAACTGAATGGCAGACTGAAATATTCCCTACTCAAAAGTACAcctagccgggaggtggtggcgcacgcctttaatcccagcactcgggaggcagaggcaggcggatctctgggagttcgaggccagcctggtctacaagagctagttccaggacaggctccaaagctacagagaaaccctgtctcaaaaaaccaaaaaaaaaaaaaagtacacctACTAACCACCTTGAAAAGCCTCTTGTTCAAACAAATTGCCACACGCATACAAAAATCTCTCTCCGATGCTTCAGAGTTGGGGGAAAAAACCTCAGTGAACTAAAGTGTGTGCTTTAAACTTCCTAAAACagactggcgagatggctcagcggcaaAGGCTTGACGACTACCACACCTGGATCCGAGCCTGAGCCCCGGCatccacaaggtggaaggagagaaccagctctcagAGCCGTCTCTCACCTCCACAGGGGCTGCCACACTAAGTACAtggaattcttcttttttttttttttttttaaaaaaaaaagatttattattacgtgtacagtgttcttcctgcacatcagaagagggcgccagatctcatcacagatggttgtgagccaccatgtggttgctgggaattaaactcaggacctctggaagagc
Protein-coding sequences here:
- the Ccnb2 gene encoding G2/mitotic-specific cyclin-B2 encodes the protein MALLRRPTVSSDLKIIDTGVNPKAKSHVTIRRAVLEEIGNKVTTRATQVAKKPQNIKIPVQPPKVTNANKQPKPTASVKPVQMETLAPKDPLPAPEDVSMKEENLCQAFSDALLCKIEDIDNEDWENPQLCSDYVKDIYQYLRQLEVLQSINPHFLDGRDINGRMRAILVDWLVQVHSKFRLLQETLYMCIAIMDRFLQAQPVCRKKLQLVGITALLLASKYEEMFSPNIEDFVYITDNAYTSSQIREMETLILKELKFELGRPLPLHFLRRASKAGEVDVEQHTLAKYLMELTLIDYDMVHYHPSQVAAAASCLAQKVLGQGRWNLKQQYYTGYMESEVLEVMQHMAKNVVKVNENLTKFIAVKNKYASSRLLKISTIPQLNSKTIKDLAFPLLGRL